From Dasypus novemcinctus isolate mDasNov1 chromosome 8, mDasNov1.1.hap2, whole genome shotgun sequence, the proteins below share one genomic window:
- the LOC101411648 gene encoding cytochrome P450 1A4-like: MIFDMPVSPGDVTTSLIILVIVFAFVRVLGNKSKKQVSPPGPWSFPIIGNLLQLGDHPYLTFTEMKKKYGDVFLIKLGMVPVVVVNGVEMVKQVLFKNGEHFAGRPNMHSFSFLAEGKSLSFSVHYGESWKLHKKIASNALRTFTKAEAKSSTCSCLLEEHAVEEVSELVKVITELTAKVGSFDPRNAITCAVANVVCALCFGKRYDHSDKDFLRIVKTNDELLKASSAANPADFIPCFRYLPLKIINAPREFYKAFNQFIAQHVQNHFITYDKDHIRDITDALINTCHNKHAATKTATLNDDEIISTVSDLFGAGFETVSTCLYWSFLYLIYYPEIQAKIQDEIDGNIGLKSPRFEDRKILPYTEAFINEIFRHTSFLPFTIPHCTTTDTTLNGYFIPRNTCTFINMYQVNHDEAIWDNPNLFRPERFLNEKGELNKSLVEKVLIFGMGIRKCLGEDVARNEVFIFITTVLQQFKLQKCPGAQLDLTPMYGLTMKPIPYQLKAEPRSSATSSA; this comes from the exons ATGATATTTGACATGCCAGTCTCTCCTGGGGATGTGACGACTTCTCTCATAATTTTGGTGATAGTTTTTGCTTTTGTAAGAGTGTTAGGGAACAAGAGTAAAAAGCAGGTGTCTCCCCCTGGCCCGTGGTCCTTCCCCATCATAggaaatcttctccagcttggaGATCATCCTTACCTTACATTTACGGAGATGAAGAAGAAATATGGAGATGTCTTCCTTATCAAACTTGGAATGGTGCCCGTTGTGGTGGTAAATGGAGTGGAAATGGTGAAGCAAGTTCTGTTCAAAAACGGAGAGCATTTTGCAGGCAGACCTAATATGCACTCATTTTCTTTCCTGGCAGAAGGAAAGAGCCTTTCGTTCTCAGTACATTATGGAGAAAGTTGGAAGCTTCATAAGAAAATTGCCTCTAATGCTTTAAGAACATTTACCAAAGCAGAAGCAAAATCCTCCACCTGCTCTTGCCTACTGGAAGAACATGCCGTTGAGGAAGTTTCTGAACTGGTGAAAGTCATCACAGAATTGACTGCCAAGGTCGGCAGCTTTGACCCCAGAAATGCGATTACCTGTGCGGTGGCCAACGTCGTTTGTGCCCTTTGCTTTGGCAAGAGATATGACCACAGTGACAAGGATTTTCTTAGGATAGTTAAAACAAATGACGAATTACTGAAGGCCTCCAGTGCAGCTAACCCCGCTGATTTCATACCATGTTTCCGCTACCTTCCACTGAAGATTATAAATGCCCCCCGGGAGTTTTACAAAGCCTTCAATCAGTTTATTGCACAGCATGTACAAAATCATTTCATTACATATGACAAG GACCATATCCGAGACATTACTGATGCTCTGATTAACACATGCCACAACAAACACGCAGCTACCAAAACAGCTACCTTAAATGACGATGAAATCATAAGCACCGTGAGTGACCTCTTTGGAGCTG ggTTTGAAACAGTATCAACATGTCTGTATTGGAGCTTTCTTTATTTAATATACTATCCAGAAATTCAAGCCAAAATTCAAGACGAAATTG atggAAACATTGGGCTGAAATCACCCAGATTTGAAGACAGGAAGATTTTACCTTACACAGAAGCATTCATAAATGAAATATTCAGACACACCTCCTTTCTGCCTTTTACTATTCCACATTG TACTACAACAGATACTACTCTGAATGGCTATTTCATTCCCAGGAATACTTGCacctttattaacatgtatcaagtTAACCATGATGA AGCTATTTGGGATAACCCCAATTTATTTAGACCTGAGAGATTTCTAAATGAGAAAGGAGAACTGAACAAAAGTCTTGTTGAGAAAGTTTTGATATTTGGAATGGGAATCCGGAAGTGTCTGGGAGAAGATGTTGCACGGAATGAGGTCTTCATTTTCATCACCACCGTTCTGCAACAGTTCAAGCTGCAGAAATGCCCAGGAGCCCAGCTGGACCTGACGCCCATGTACGGCTTAACCATGAAGCCAATACCGTACCAGCTCAAGGCAGAGCCCCGCTCCTCAGCCACTTCGTCTGCCTAG